From Plectropomus leopardus isolate mb chromosome 17, YSFRI_Pleo_2.0, whole genome shotgun sequence, a single genomic window includes:
- the zgc:65811 gene encoding CD9 antigen isoform X1 codes for MALDGCGVFCKYILFIFNLIFAVVGFVFLGLGLWLRFSDSTRPIFEVEALNSSAFVMIVTILIALGSVMLIVVVFGDYGACNEKRCSLQVFSALLTILILAEVVVGVLAYTKRDEVGLNLAEFYSNMYTLYVTSGGDPFIRVTLTFIHNTLDCCGVTGIKLVEVVRQTCPSGFFQASCPATIITFFDSKAQLVMGLFLGTGALLIIALICSSTLSKKIRQSSASAQYIILTQSAPVLANAQPCQLVSTSYPHPDQDPVVFTPLSAANIPVALS; via the exons ATGGCACTGGACGGATGTGGCGTGTTTTGCAAATACATCCTCTTTATCTTCAACCTCATCTTTGCG GTGGTTGGGTTCGTCTTTCTGGGTCTCGGCCTGTGGCTGAGGTTCAGCGACAGCACCAGACCCATATTCGAAGTAGAGGCTCTCAACTCAAGTGCATTTGTTATGA TTGTGACAATACTGATCGCTCTGGGCTCGGTGATGCTGATCGTGGTGGTGTTTGGAGACTACGGCGCCTGCAACGAGAAGAGATGCTCTCTGCAAGTG TTCTCGGCCCTTCTGACCATCCTGATATTGGCTGAAGTTGTCGTTGGCGTGCTCGCCTACACCAAAAGGGACGAG GTTGGCTTGAACCTCGCAGAGTTCTACTCTAATATGTACACTCTGTACGTGACCAGCGGAGGAGATCCATTCATTCGAGTCACACTCACATTCATCCACAACACG CTTGACTGCTGTGGAGTGACTGGAATCAAACTGGTGGAGGTGGTTCGGCAGACCTGCCCATCAGGCTTCTTTCAGGCT AGTTGTCCCGCGACCATCATCACTTTCTTTGACAGCAAAGCGCAGCTGGTGATGGGCCTGTTTCTTGGAACCGGAGCTCTTTTG ATCATAGCTCTGATTTGCAGCTCGACTCTCAGCAAAAAGATCCGTCAGTCCAGCGCATCTGCTCAGTACATCATCCTGACTCAGTCCGCCCCCGTCCTGGCTAACGCTCAACCATGTCAGCTCGTCTCCACGTCCTACCCGCACCCCGACCAAGACCCGGTCGTCTTCACCCCCCTGTCTGCGGCCAACATCCCTGTGGCTCTGTCTTAG
- the zgc:65811 gene encoding CD9 antigen isoform X2, giving the protein MALDGCGVFCKYILFIFNLIFAVVGFVFLGLGLWLRFSDSTRPIFEVEALNSSAFVMIVTILIALGSVMLIVVVFGDYGACNEKRCSLQVFSALLTILILAEVVVGVLAYTKRDEVGLNLAEFYSNMYTLYVTSGGDPFIRVTLTFIHNTLDCCGVTGIKLVEVVRQTCPSGFFQASCPATIITFFDSKAQLVMGLFLGTGALLIIALVCTIILLKQTKRNEQEITAYYTTVY; this is encoded by the exons ATGGCACTGGACGGATGTGGCGTGTTTTGCAAATACATCCTCTTTATCTTCAACCTCATCTTTGCG GTGGTTGGGTTCGTCTTTCTGGGTCTCGGCCTGTGGCTGAGGTTCAGCGACAGCACCAGACCCATATTCGAAGTAGAGGCTCTCAACTCAAGTGCATTTGTTATGA TTGTGACAATACTGATCGCTCTGGGCTCGGTGATGCTGATCGTGGTGGTGTTTGGAGACTACGGCGCCTGCAACGAGAAGAGATGCTCTCTGCAAGTG TTCTCGGCCCTTCTGACCATCCTGATATTGGCTGAAGTTGTCGTTGGCGTGCTCGCCTACACCAAAAGGGACGAG GTTGGCTTGAACCTCGCAGAGTTCTACTCTAATATGTACACTCTGTACGTGACCAGCGGAGGAGATCCATTCATTCGAGTCACACTCACATTCATCCACAACACG CTTGACTGCTGTGGAGTGACTGGAATCAAACTGGTGGAGGTGGTTCGGCAGACCTGCCCATCAGGCTTCTTTCAGGCT AGTTGTCCCGCGACCATCATCACTTTCTTTGACAGCAAAGCGCAGCTGGTGATGGGCCTGTTTCTTGGAACCGGAGCTCTTTTG ATTATTGCCCTGGTCTGCACCATTATCCTCCTGAAACAGACCAAGAGAAACGAGCAGGAGATCACCGCGTACTACACCACCGTGTACTAA